Proteins encoded within one genomic window of Halocatena marina:
- a CDS encoding ferredoxin family protein: MPIDPQFEQNRENVGQENGVDVWGPVDPPEELGIHGTHVAVDYDICIGDGACLEDCPVDVFTWVDTPDHPESEIKVEPTHEAQCIDCMLCVDVCPVDAIDVDPGRAGRI; the protein is encoded by the coding sequence ATGCCCATAGACCCACAATTCGAACAAAACCGAGAAAACGTCGGACAAGAGAACGGCGTTGATGTCTGGGGACCAGTTGATCCGCCGGAAGAGCTCGGTATTCACGGGACCCACGTTGCCGTCGACTACGATATCTGCATCGGTGACGGAGCTTGCTTGGAGGATTGTCCGGTTGATGTCTTCACGTGGGTTGACACTCCAGATCACCCTGAAAGCGAAATCAAAGTCGAACCGACGCACGAGGCCCAGTGTATCGACTGCATGCTCTGTGTTGATGTCTGTCCCGTCGATGCTATCGATGTCGACCCCGGCCGCGCAGGCCGTATCTAA